The Pukyongia salina genome segment TCTTCACATAATGGGGTCTATAATTCCAATACCTCTCAAGTAATAGACCCTTGTGTGTTAGATCATGATAAGCAAAAAGTAATAGCCTTTCATTTTGCAAAAATAATGGATTCGTTAGGGTTAGACCGAACCGATCCAAGCTTGCAAGAAACTCCAAATCGCGTAGCTAAGATGTACGTGAATGAAGTATTTAGAGGCCTAAACGAAAATAATTTTCCGAAAATAACTTTGTTCGAGAATACGAGTGGATACAACGAGATGATCCTGGTGGACCGAATCGCCCTGTATTCGTACTGTGAGCATCATTTCGTGCCATTTTTTGGTGAGGCCACTATAGCCTATATCCCAAATGATCACGTTATCGGGTTATCCAAAATAAACCGCATCGTACAATTTATCGCGAGTAAACCACAAATACAGGAGAAACTCACAACCGAAATAGGCCAAAAGTTCAACGAGATCCTTCAAACCCAAGACGTAGCTGTTTTCATAAAAGCCCATCATTTGTGCGTGGCGTCACGCGGCGTGGAAGATAATAGAAGTGTTACAAGAACAAGCTTTTTTAGTGGAAAGTTCCAAAAAGAGAAGATGAAAACGAAGTTCTTCGATTCCATGGATAAATTCTGAAAATTTTGTAACCCCCGAACCTGCAATGCATCAAAAGACAAAACAATTTAAAATCATAAATCATGAAATTGAAAAACAATATTAAGCTACTATTCCTTTGTTTACTCCTACTTTCTGTATCCGGCATTACTATCGCCCAAAATGGACCCAAATTGATCGATACTGAAGTAGCCTCGGTGGCAGTCGTAGCCAACCAGATCGATATAGATTACGCTAAAATTGCGATAAAGCGTTCTAAAAACAAGGATATCACCGAATTTGCTACAAGAATGATCGAGGATCATAACGCTGTGATCTCACAAGCCGTTGCTCTGGTCGAAAAACTTGGCGTAAACCCTAAGGACAATGCGGTAAGTCAATCTTTGTTGGATCAGGCGGAGACTAAGCTAAAAATACTTAGAACCGTAAAGAAGAAAGATTTTGATAAAACGTACATAGATAACGAAGTTGAATATCATCGGGCGGTTATTGATGCTGTAAAAGGATTGTTAATTCCCGAAACCGAAAATGAAGAATTAAAAGCTCTACTAGAAGCAGTATTACCGGCCCTGGAAGCACATTTAAATCACGCAAAAATGGTTCAAAGTAAAATTTAGAACAATGAAAACCCATAAACAATCCATTTCGAAATACATCTTTGCTCTCGCTATTCTTATTTGTGTTCTCGTACTCCTTATGAGTTTTAAATCAACGACTAATACCGGTTATTCAAACGATGAGCCTGTTACTCATACAGTCACAATTTTCAAGATGAAGTTTAGTCCGGCGAACCTTACTGTTAAAAAGGGCGATAAAGTTGTTTGGATCAACAAGGATTTTTTTCCACATGACGTAACCGAAGAATCTGCCGAAAAATGGACATCAAAACCTTTTAACCAAGGAGAAAAATGGTCGAAAGTTATCAACGAAGACATAAAATACTTTTGCAAACTCCATAAGGTAATGAAAGGTACAATCACAATAGGCAAATAACTAATTTCAAATCTCTTACAATGAAACAAAATAGAATATCCAGTTTACTTTCCTTAATAGTCTTAGCTATACTCACAGCGAGTTGTTACAATGATGATGTAGAAATACGAACAATAACCGAAGTTGTGACCGAAACAGACACCTTACACCTTGATCCTGTTTTAGTATCACAGGGAAAGGAAGTTTTTAGACATGATACTTTTGGCGACGAAGTTTTTTGGACCGATGTTCTGCATATTGACAAAGCAATTTTGGGTCAGGCAAATGGTGGATATGGAAGCGGTGTAAGCCCTGAAACTGCACTAGCCGTTGGGCTTAAAGTGGATGCCGAGGCAATTCCGGTAGAAGTTGCGGCTGCAATTTTGGCTGGGGAAGTAGATTTAACCGATCCGGCAACCACGATCGAACTTTTAAGACTTAATTCGGTTGTGGGTGTTAAAGGAACATTCAACAATGCTGGCGACATGACCGCAGTAGGGATTACATGTGCCCTATGCCATTCTACCGTCGATGATTCTTTTGCCCCTGGAATTGGAAAACGCCTTGATGGTTATCCTAACCGTGATCTAAACGTAGGAGTAATAATCTCATTAACAGACAATGCACAATTTCTGGCAGACCTATTACACGTGGACGTGCCAACCGTAAATGCCGTTCTCAACGGATGGGGACCCGGTAAATTTAATGCAGGTTTAACCATTGATGGGAAGGCATTAAAACCTGATGGTTCTTTTGCCGCGAATCTAATACCTGCTGCCTATGGTTTACAAGGTGTAAATTTAGCAACCTATACAGGATGGGGCGATATGGTATACTGGAATGCCTTCGTTGCAAACCTCGAAATGCATGGACTAGGTAACTTTACAGACCATCGTTTAAATAATGCTAGTAAATTTCCTATCGCTGCAGAAAATAACTTCGGAAATGTGCAAAATAGTCCGGATTTAATCACACCAAAATTACCGGCTTTACAGGCGTATCAACTTTCACTGAATGCGCCAACACCTCCTCAAGGAAGTTTCAATCCAGAAGCAGCAAACAGAGGGCAGGTATTATTTAATGGAGTTGCGCAATGTGCTACATGCCATGTAGGACCAACTTTCACAGATTCTGGCTTCAATCTGCACGCTCCAGATGAAATTGGTATTGACGACTTTGAAGCTGAAAGATCACCAACCGGACTTTACAGAACTACACCATTAAGAGGCCTATTTGCCAGATCTAAAGGAGGTTTTTATCACGATGGTCGTTTTGCAACCTTATTTGATGTTATCGAACATTATGACAGTCATTTTGGTTTACAATTGTCCTCCACAGATAAAAATGACCTTGTAGAATATTTAAAATCCATTTAATAGTGGTTGTATTTAGATTAGTGAATTAGTTAGTTGATTATGCGATTGAAAAGTCCCGGGAACGCACAAAAAGGAATGTTGTTCTCGGGCTTTTTTATTTATAAAAACCTTTCCTATACGCAATAAAAATGAATTTCATCCTGAGAATATCAAGTAAACTCTTCATGTTTTTACAATCATTATGGTTAATGGTTACGTTGTTCATTTTAATGGCTGCGGCAATGGGTGTAGCAACCTTTATAGAGCATGATTCCGGTTCTAATACCGCAAGAATCCTGGTTTACAACAGTTGGTGGTTCGAAG includes the following:
- the folE gene encoding GTP cyclohydrolase I FolE is translated as MPTNKNNSSHNGVYNSNTSQVIDPCVLDHDKQKVIAFHFAKIMDSLGLDRTDPSLQETPNRVAKMYVNEVFRGLNENNFPKITLFENTSGYNEMILVDRIALYSYCEHHFVPFFGEATIAYIPNDHVIGLSKINRIVQFIASKPQIQEKLTTEIGQKFNEILQTQDVAVFIKAHHLCVASRGVEDNRSVTRTSFFSGKFQKEKMKTKFFDSMDKF
- a CDS encoding DUF4142 domain-containing protein; the protein is MKLKNNIKLLFLCLLLLSVSGITIAQNGPKLIDTEVASVAVVANQIDIDYAKIAIKRSKNKDITEFATRMIEDHNAVISQAVALVEKLGVNPKDNAVSQSLLDQAETKLKILRTVKKKDFDKTYIDNEVEYHRAVIDAVKGLLIPETENEELKALLEAVLPALEAHLNHAKMVQSKI
- a CDS encoding plastocyanin/azurin family copper-binding protein, which codes for MKTHKQSISKYIFALAILICVLVLLMSFKSTTNTGYSNDEPVTHTVTIFKMKFSPANLTVKKGDKVVWINKDFFPHDVTEESAEKWTSKPFNQGEKWSKVINEDIKYFCKLHKVMKGTITIGK